Proteins from a genomic interval of Epinephelus fuscoguttatus linkage group LG16, E.fuscoguttatus.final_Chr_v1:
- the slc25a16 gene encoding graves disease carrier protein, whose translation MTSEAAVSTSAISSTPAKRDYHFLRSFVAGGVAGCCAKTTIAPLDRVKILLQAQNAHYKHLGVFSTLRAVPQKEGYRGLYKGNGAMMVRIFPYGAIQFMAFDKYKKLLSKKIGISGHIHRLMAGSMAGMTAVICTYPLDVIRARLAFQVTGEHRYTGIANAFHTIYLKEGGVMGFYRGLTPTLIGMAPYAGFSFFTFGTLKSLGLKHFPELLGRPSSDNPDVLILKTHVNLLCGGVAGAIAQTISYPLDVARRRMQLGAILPDSEKCVSLRKTLMYVYTEYGIKKGLYRGLSLNYIRCVPSQAVAFTTYEFMKQMLHLN comes from the exons ATGACATCGGAGGCTGCTGTCTCCACATCTGCCATCAGCAGCACCCCTGCCAAGAGGGACTACCACTTTCTTCGCTCCTTTGTAGCTGGAG gTGTTGCAGGATGCTGTGCCAAGACAACCATCGCTCCTCTGGACAGAGTCAAAATTCTCCTTCAAGCCCAGAATGCTCATTACAAACATCTAG GAGTGTTTTCCACTCTCAGAGCTGTGCCACAGAAAGAAGGCTACCGCGGCCTGTACAAGGGTAACGGGGCAATGATGGTCAGGATTTTTCCTTATGGAGCCATCCAGTTCATGGCCTTCGACAAATATAAAAAG CTGCTTAGTAAAAAGATTGGAATCTCCGGACACATCCACCGCCTCATGGCAGGGTCTATGGCAG GGATGACTGCGGTGATATGCACCTACCCTCTGGATGTGATCCGAGCCCGACTGGCCTTCCAGGTGACAGGAGAGCATCGCTACACTGGAATTGCCAATGCCTTCCACACCATCTACCTTAAG GAGGGGGGTGTCATGGGCTTCTACAGGGGACTTACTCCAACACTTATTGGAATGGCTCCGTATGCAG GTTTCTCATTCTTCACTTTTGGCACCCTGAAGAGCCTCGGCTTGAAACATTTCCCCGAGCTGCTGGGACGCCCCTCCTCAGACAACCCCGATGTCCTCATTCTGAAAACTCACGTTAACCTGCTCTGCGGGGGGGTCGCCGGTGCCATCGCTCAGACAATATC GTACCCTTTGGATGTGGCAAGGAGAAGAATGCAGTTAGGAGCCATTCTTCCTGACTCTGAGAAATGCGT ATCCTTGAGGAAGACCCTGATGTATGTGTATACGGAGTATGGGATCAAGAAGGGATTGTACCGAGGCCTTTCTCTCAACTACATCCGCTGCGTCCCCTCCCAGGCTGTGGCCTTTACCACCTATGAGTTCATGAAGCAGATGCTCCACCTGAACTAG